The sequence GTGGATCAGGGCTCTTCCCAGGCAGCTGCTGTTCCCCTATGGGCAAAGACTGTCatctcctgcaccctctcacaggtGTTCCTGAAGACTTGGTTGAGCTACCACCTGTGAACACCCAGTGGTGCTGGGTTTCCAGAACATTCACCTTGAACAGACCCTCTTTCGAGCCTAGGCTGTTGTGGGGTCGCAGGTTGTACATACCCTTCTCCTCCACATCTCAGGCTCTGTGGCTGAGCCAGGGTGGCCGCCTGTCTGGTAGCAGGAGCTCCAGAGGCAGTGAATGGAAGTGGGCCAGGGTGAGTAAGGAGAAGGCTGGTAACACCACAGtcaaagaaacaacaaaagcCAACCAGCATGTTTTCACTAGGATGAGGGCAGGATGGTCAGGCTTCACAGCGGATTAAAAATAGACCCGGTGGAAGAGCCAACATGAGCTCGTGAGCTGTCCAGGTGGGTACCTTGCAGAGTCCCTAGTGGAGCCTCCTGTCGCTTTGTCTTTCAGGGCTCTCGTGTCCAGCCTGAGTTCCAGCCTCACTGAGCCGGTCACCCCCAAGACCTTCCTGCTGAGGAAGCCTCCCCCAGCGCTGACCATGTCTATTATGGATCACAGCCCCACCACGGGTGTGGTCACAGTCATCGTCATCCTCATCGCCATCGCTGCCCTGGGGGCCTTGATCCTGGGCTGCTGGTGCTACCTGCGGCTGCAGCGCATCAGCCAGTCAGAGGACGAGGAGAGCATCGTGGGGGATGGCGACACCAAGGAGCCCTTCCTGCTGGTGCAGTACTCAGCCAAGGGACCGTGTGTGGAGAGGAAGGCCAAGCTGACCCCCAACGGCCCCGAAGTGCACGGCTGAGCTGGGATGCGAAGGCTCCTGGGCCTGTTTGCAGCCAGCCAAGAGGCGTGGGAGGGGAAAACCACAGACGTGCTGCCGTTTGAGAGGAGGGGTTGACGCTGGCATGGCCTCGCCGCCGGGCTTCATAATCGCATGCACTGACTCCTGGGGTCCCAGCTGTCCTAAGCCAGGACTTGGTGGCCCTGGGcattccctctgcctcctggtggggCTGCCCATTGCAGGCAGTGGGCAGACCTGACCTTGCTTTTGTTACTTGAATGTTTAGCTGAGCCTGTTTTGATGGCGCTACTACTGTAACGCGTAAACTCACAAACCTGTGAACTGTAAATAGGACCCAGAAGCACGTGCTTAAACcttttttgctgattttaaaaaatactgcataGTGTACATGGGATTCACCGTACTAATAAGCTGAGTCAAGACTGTGGGGGAGGGTCTTGGACATGTAAGGCCCAAGTTGCACTTGGCaggggcctctaatatatgtgtgtacacGTAGAGGATGTGACATGTGTTTTAAGTTTCAGAGCTGACCAGTTGGGGTGCTGTGGTGATTTCTGCTTGGTTAGCAAAAATGGGAGAACCACACCACTGTCTTTCTCTAGGTAGGTTCGGTCGTTAAATACCAGTTGCTGTTGATATTGCAAGGAAGCTACTGCAGCTGCTTGGGAGCCAGTGAAGGACGAGTCAGGCACACGTCCTGAGGGCTGCCAGGCATCCTAGTGGCAGAGCAGTTTCTTGCCCCCCTGGTCTTGAGCATGCTGAGcactctgtcccctccccacccccacccgggcaTTACTTAGCACAGGCTTAGCGAGCAGGCAGTGGCTTTTATCTGAAACCCATTTGGCCCAGGAGAGaaaattgtggtttttatttgttgtatttaatattttctgcactggaggggagagggaggggactgGGGTTTCCTCCACTCCTTCCCTTTCCACAAATTAGTTTCCTTTCTTAAATTACTAACCTGCTGGATACTGGATTTTACTTTCCTCAGCAGATCacctagaacaggggtggggaacgtccagcccacaggccatataaggcccatgaaatcatttgtctggccctgccaaggcattaggtgtgagttaattaaatgtttgaccaaatgtagcaggctaatttttaagttgataattgtgtatggcccATTAATGATgtcaatatccaaatggcccttggcagaaacaaggttccccacccttgtCCTAGAAGGAGAGTCCCCTGACTCCACTATGAGAGCACCAAGTGCAGTGGAAGGACATATGTGTTCATGTATACAGGAGCCCccagatgtgccctgactgcctGTGCTTAGTGAGCACCTGGGGGaacgggggagggggacagtgagTTTCAGGTTCTGCACTTAAGTTTTCAAAAAGATGAGGAGTTAGTGGCTTTTGGATCGGGCCAGTGCCTCCACAGCCTGCATCTCCAAGGTGTCCCTTGTATGAAATCACTTGGATTTTTATTCCACCACTGTAAACACATTAACTGTCACGATTAACTAGGAATTCTATCAGCATCCTGGGTAATAAACTGGAGGCCAGCCTTGTTTTAACCTTGGTGCAGTGGCCTTTAGCACTTGAGTAGCCTGCCAACAGCATGGGCATggagctcccaggaggccctcagCCTTGCCCGCCAGCTCCCACCATCagagccctggcctcctggtcaGGCTGAAGGCAGCTTACCTATGGCTTCATTCAAGTCTCCTTAAAAAGCATGTTGAACTAATCTACTTTCTAGAACCCCAAGGAGGGAGCTTAGGGAGCATTTATTTTAGCAGCATATGCCTGAATTGGGGATCAAACTTTAATAGCTTAGAGGGAGAGATATGGGCAGTTAGGCAATTTGAGCTGAAGGCAAGAAGAAATGTCGCTGGTCCTTAACTGAGGATGGCCAAGCTTGAGACTTAAGCTGGAGATCAGCAGAGGCCCTTTGAGCTGGGGGTGGAGACAAATTCCAAAGGTGCCGACTTGAAAATCAGGGAGATTTGCTTTCTAATGAAGGATGCTCAAGAAAAATGGAAGGTGTAGGGGCATTTGATCCATTCCCCTCGCATTCCAGAACTTCCAAGCTTTCTACCTCTAACTTTCTGCAGCCAGCAGCTTACACCTAGGCTGTCTTTCACCCTAGTAACCCAGGAGGCACCTGGGACTTGCATTTTCAGTCTCTGAGCCTGGCTCTGAAAATGACCATCACTTGACTGTCAGACTTGCCCTGAGGTTTTCACCGTGCCAGTGAAGTTTGGGTTTTGAAATGTTGAAATGTTGCTTTCTCCTTAGTTTCACATCTGCAAGTCCTTTATTCCACTCCTTGGTTGCCAGGGATGACATCTTTGCAGCTTGAGTCAGGCCCATCCCATCAGCATGGTGACAGTGCCAGGTGAGGGTCACAGGCATGGTGGGGCACTCGTGGGG is a genomic window of Eptesicus fuscus isolate TK198812 chromosome 4, DD_ASM_mEF_20220401, whole genome shotgun sequence containing:
- the SNN gene encoding stannin, coding for MSIMDHSPTTGVVTVIVILIAIAALGALILGCWCYLRLQRISQSEDEESIVGDGDTKEPFLLVQYSAKGPCVERKAKLTPNGPEVHG